One Deltaproteobacteria bacterium genomic window carries:
- a CDS encoding NADH-quinone oxidoreductase subunit C — translation MMMENIKKYIPKNSKVDFCNNVAFFEASVLEIREIVKDLHRNKNLSLKLITATDEREEQGYFKIWYVFGVLKENAFIIPFIQLKNTEEFPSMVSSIHAVWNHEKKIQTFFGLSPVGHPDPRPILLHENWPAQVFPLRKDFDWKTRPEEAQATYLFQKVAGEGIYEIPVGPIHAGIIEPGHFRFSVAGEKIVFLEPRLGFTHKGSEKLFEVLPIPSKIRLSEKISGDSSFSHSLAFCQAVEQLMEIKVPTRALYLRVIYAELERLANHFGDIGMIMLDTGFNFGGAQGARLREMTMQINERLTGSRFLRGVNKVGGVAKDIAITEKSRLSDELSKIDKDFCEIIAVEENSTSLLNRLKGTGVLLQKVGRDRGVVGVAAKAVGIQIDGRFDFPYAAYDQLSLGEIKTEQDGDVAARMSVRIKEVRSSIEIIQQALRKIPEGPIGASVENTPLKKNALAVSLVEGWRGEIVYFLTTDVFGNISRVVPNDPSFVNWTVLGTVSFDNIVPDFPLINKSFNLSYSGNDL, via the coding sequence ATGATGATGGAAAATATAAAAAAATATATTCCAAAGAATTCAAAAGTTGATTTTTGCAACAATGTCGCTTTTTTTGAAGCGTCCGTTTTGGAAATCAGAGAAATTGTCAAAGATTTGCACAGAAATAAAAATCTTTCGCTGAAACTCATTACCGCTACAGATGAGAGAGAAGAACAGGGGTATTTTAAGATATGGTATGTGTTTGGTGTTTTAAAAGAGAATGCGTTTATCATTCCTTTCATCCAGTTAAAAAATACGGAAGAATTTCCTTCGATGGTTTCCTCCATCCATGCCGTTTGGAATCATGAAAAGAAAATACAAACTTTTTTTGGACTTTCTCCGGTTGGACATCCCGATCCCCGGCCGATTCTTCTGCATGAAAATTGGCCCGCGCAGGTTTTTCCATTAAGAAAAGATTTCGACTGGAAAACCAGACCCGAAGAGGCTCAAGCGACATATCTTTTTCAGAAGGTCGCGGGCGAGGGCATTTATGAAATACCGGTAGGTCCAATTCATGCAGGCATTATTGAGCCCGGACATTTCCGGTTTAGTGTTGCCGGAGAAAAAATTGTGTTTTTGGAACCGCGTCTTGGTTTTACCCATAAGGGAAGCGAAAAATTATTTGAAGTTCTCCCGATTCCTTCAAAAATTCGTCTTTCAGAAAAAATATCCGGTGACAGTTCGTTTAGTCATTCGCTGGCTTTTTGTCAGGCTGTTGAACAACTCATGGAGATCAAGGTGCCAACACGCGCACTTTATTTGCGCGTTATTTACGCAGAACTGGAACGTTTGGCAAATCACTTCGGCGATATCGGTATGATTATGCTCGACACAGGTTTTAATTTCGGCGGCGCGCAGGGAGCGCGTCTCAGGGAAATGACGATGCAAATAAATGAACGGCTTACGGGAAGCCGGTTTTTGCGCGGGGTCAACAAAGTGGGTGGAGTTGCGAAGGACATTGCGATCACGGAAAAAAGCAGATTGTCCGACGAACTCTCAAAAATAGACAAAGATTTTTGCGAAATAATTGCGGTGGAGGAAAATAGTACATCATTATTGAATCGTCTGAAAGGTACCGGTGTTCTCTTACAAAAGGTTGGCAGGGATCGCGGTGTTGTAGGCGTGGCCGCAAAAGCGGTCGGCATTCAAATCGATGGGCGTTTTGATTTTCCGTATGCGGCCTACGACCAACTAAGTCTGGGCGAGATTAAAACAGAGCAGGATGGCGATGTCGCCGCGCGCATGAGTGTTCGTATCAAGGAAGTGCGCTCATCCATCGAGATAATCCAGCAGGCTTTGCGTAAAATTCCGGAGGGACCTATCGGTGCGTCTGTTGAAAACACACCGTTGAAAAAGAACGCCCTCGCCGTCAGTCTTGTTGAGGGATGGCGCGGCGAAATCGTTTATTTTCTCACAACAGACGTGTTTGGAAATATCAGTCGAGTTGTTCCCAATGATCCTTCCTTTGTGAATTGGACTGTGCTTGGGACTGTCAGCTTTGATAATATCGTCCCCGATTTTCCACTGATCAATAAAAGTTTCAATCTGTCCTATTCAGGAAATGATTTGTAG